GATTTCGGCGCCAGGGGTCTCCTCTGGGCTAAGCTGGGCGACGACGGCTGGCAGTCGAGTATTGCGAAGTATCTGAATGACGAACAGAAAAAGGCCGTCCAGGAAAAGCTTGGTATGGATAAAGGTGATGCGGCGGTCTTCATTGCGGGAGACGCTGCCATGGTAAATGCAAGCCTCGGTGCGCTCAGACTTCATGTCGGGGCGAAGCTTGGTATGATTCCCGAAAACGAGTTCAGCGCATTATGGGTCATCGACTTTCCTCTGTTCGAGTACAACAAGGAGGAGAAGAGACTTGTTGCAGTACACCATATGTTCACGGCGCCTCACGAATCAGATCTGGGCCTTATGGACACAGACCCGTTGAAGGTTCGTGCACAGGCTTATGATATGGTCATTAACGGAAGCGAAGTAGGCGGCGGAAGTGTACGTATCCACAGAAGGGATGTCCAGCAGAAGGTTTTCAATTCGATCGGCTTTACCGAAGAGGAGGCAAAAACCAAGTTCGGCTTCCTGCTCGAGGCGCTGGAGTTCGGTGCACCCCCGCACGGCGGAATCGCGTTCGGCCTGGACAGGCTGGTGATGCTTCTTGCCGGGGCCTCGTCGCTCAGGGATGTCATAGCTTTTCCCAAGACGCAGAAGGCGTATTGCCAGATGACTGATGCGCCTTCGGAGGTTAATTCGGCCCAGCTTACCGAACTGGGAATTAACCTGCTGGATGTCAAATCATGAAAAGGTTATCATTTTTTATACTGATTCTACTTATGGCGGCAGGGTGCGCCACGACATCAAAGGATAAGAAACCGGCCGGTCCTGTCCAGAAACCTGAGACGGAGGAGGCTTTGATTTCCGAGAGCCTTGAATGTTTCAAAATTGCGGCAGAGGCCAGAAAGAAGGGCAATACCAGCGATGAAAAGGCGGCGCTTGATCTTGCGCTTAAATATCTCAGGGGTGTTGATAGTGAAAACCGACAGATTCTTAACGATTCAACAGAGAGATTGCGCAGCATAATAGCCATCTCGGGTTTTGAATATGCATCAAAGGAATCCAACGAATTGTTTTTGGTCTATATGGAAATGCAGAACGCCTATGCCGATAATGACAGTGAGAAGATGAAAGCCCTTAAGGCGACTTTTGACGCCAAGTTTGAAAATGCAAGGGCCGCTACGGCAGAGGCAAAGCAGAAAAAGATTGAAGCCCTCGGGAAAGAAGTGGTCATAAAAAAAGACGATACAAGAAAGCAGGGGGAGCCGGATTCAAGTTCCACCCTTCCATCTGTATATACTGTCAAGAAGGGGGATACCCTTCCCAGTGTTGCTTCAAGGCATGATATCTATAACGACTCGTTCATGTGGCCCCTCATATACAAGGCCAACAGGGATCAGATTAAAGACCCCAAGGTGCTTTATGGCGGACAGGAGCTTAAAATACCAAGAGACATGAGTCTCGAAGAAATAATTCAGGCGCGCAGGGAAGCAGGTGCAGGTGAACCTGAAAAGATTCCAAAGGATGCATTGATTCCAAGGAGGACCAAGTAAGATGGCAAGATGGGACGATAAATTGAAGCTGTTCTACTACACGCCTGGCAAGAATTTTCCGTCGGGCATCGAGGACAGGAAAGAAGGAAATTATTACCGTAATATTTTCAATTACGAGGAAGTTCCCAAAATAGATTTCGACATGAGGATCATCCCGGTTCAGCCCGCCGATGATATATTTATCACGGATACGACATTCAGAGACGGCCAGCAGTCTATGACGCCTTTCTCTGTGAAACAGATAGAGACAATCTTCGATTTCCTGAGCAGGATCAGCGGAGAGAATGGTCTCATAAGGATGAGTGAATTCTTTCTTTATACGAAAAAAGACAAGGCTGCAGTGGAGGCATGCCGGGGAAAAGGTTACAAATATCCGAAGATTACGTCATGGATAAGGGCCCACAAGGATGACCTCAAGCTTGTCAAGGAAATGGAGATGGATGAGACGGGCATACTGACCTCGGTCTCCGATTATCACATATATCTAAAGATGGGGCTCGACCGGAAAAAAGCTCTTGACGAGTATCTGGGGATCGTCAAGGAGGCCCTTGCTCTCGGTGTGATACCCAGGTGTCATTTTGAAGATGTGACGCGAGCCGACATATTCGGGTTTTGTGTACCCCTGGCCAGGGAGCTTATGAAGCTCAGCGAAGAGTCCGGGATAGACGTCAAGATAAGGTTGTGCGACACGATGGGATATGCCGTGAGCTTTCCGGGAGCGGCACTGCCAAGATCGGTTGACAAACTGGTAAGGGCGTTTATCGATGATGCAGGAGTACCCGGCAGGCTTCTTGAATGGCATGGGCATAACGACTTTCATAAAGGGCTAGTCAATGCAACCACTGCATGGCTTTACGGCTGCCACGCCGTCAATTGCGCCATACTCGGATTCGGTGAAAGGACGGGCAACACCCCCCTCGAGGCCATGGTGTTCGAATATCTGCAGTTAAGGGGTATGGATAAGAGCGTGAATACGGTCGCCGTGACCGAGTTGGCCAATTATGTGAATTCGGAAATGAACTATAACATACCGCCTAATTTCCCTTATGTTGGGGAGAACTTTAATGTGACAAGGGCCGGCATACACGCCGACGGTCTGGTCAAGAACGAGGAAATCTACAATATCTTCGATACCGCCAAGATACTCGGTAAACCCATAGCAATAGCAATCACGGACAAGTCGGGAAAAGCGAGCCTCGTGCACTGGATAAACAACCATTACAAGCTTGACAAAGACAGTCTCATTGACAAAAGACATCCCGGCATCACGAAGATGTATCAGCAGATTATAAAGGAATATGAGGACGGCCGCATGACCACGATGAGCGACGAAGAGCTGGAAAAGCTTACCATGCGCTTTATCCCGCAGCTCTTCCTGTCAGGCTTTGACCTTATCAAGGCTGAGGTCTCGGAATATGCCAGCAAGCTTATCGAGAAGCTCCTTGAAAACAAGAATATGACCAGCATGAAGCGCGACAGGATGGAGGAGGCGCTCACCGAATTCATCGAGCAATACCCGTTCATTCAGTTTGCCTATGTAACCGATATGAAGGGTATCAAGGTGACGCGCAACATTACGCAGCCTGAATACCGCGGACATTTCCTGCATAAGATAAAGGAGCATGAGGACTGCTCCGACCGCGAGTGGTTCAGAAATACGGTCGAGGACGGCAAGCTTCATGTGAGCGGCATCATGTCATCAAGAATAACCGGGGCCCTTATCATGACCGTCTCTGCGCCGATAACTAATGAAGATGATGATATGATCGGTGTTCTGGGTCTGGATATACGCTTTGAAGACGTGGTCAAGGTCATCCAGAGCGTCTATGAATCCCAGGGCATGGCCATGAGCCCAAGGGACATTCATAAGTACCACGCCCTGATGTGGGAGGAGATGAATAAACAGATATAAAAAAAAGTGGTGAGTTGTGAGTGGGAAGTGGTGAGTTGATATAAATTCCATTCATTTTACTCATTAATGGTATTTCAAAGTTCACGACAATAATTTGAGGGAGAGAAAATGACTGGAAGCAAGATTACTTTCGAGAATGGAAAACTGAATGTGCCCGATAATCCGGTAATATGTTTTATCGAGGGCGACGGAATCGGCCCGGATATATGGAAGGCTTCACAGGCCGTGATGGATGCGGCTGTGGAGAAGGCGTATGCAGGAAAGAAAAAGATATCATGGCACGAGGTCCTTGCAGGAGAGAAGGCTTTCAATAAAACAGGCAAATGGCTTCCCGAAGAAACGCTTAAAGACCTTGAGGAATATCTTGTGGGCATAAAGGGCCCCCTGACGACTCCGGTGGGCGGAGGCATAAGGAGCCTTAATGTCACGCTAAGGCAGGTGCTTGACCTTTATGCCTGTGTGCGGCCGGTGAAGTATTACGAAGGCACGCCTGCCCCGGTGAAAAGGCCCGAACTCGTCGATATAACAGTATTCAGGGAGAACACCGAAGACGTCTATGCTGGCTTCGAATGGCAGCAGGGGACGGAAAAGGCGGAAAAGCTGATTAACTTCCTGAACAACGAACTCGGGACAAAGATAAGGCCTGATTCAGGTGTCGGCATAAAGCCTATCTCCATAACCGGAACAAAGCGCCTTGTCCGCATGGCGATGGAATTTGCGGTCAGGATGAAGAAGCCTGTTCTGACTCTGGTACACAAGGGCAATATCATGAAATATACCGAGGGCTCTTTCAGGGACTGGGGATATCAGCTTGTCAGGGACGAATTCTCGGATGTCGCGGTAATCGAAAGCGAACTCAATGGTGCGAAGGTCCCTGAGGGCAAGGTTCTTGTAAATGACCGCATTGCGGATTCCATGTTCCAGCAGGTGCTTTTGAGGCCCTCCGAATACAGCGTTCTGGCGGTTCCGAACCTGATAGGCGATTTCATATCCGATGCGCTGGCCGCTCAGGTAGGCGGACTCGGCATGGCCCCTGGCGCGAACATAGGCATTCCGGTTGCGGTGTTCGAGGCGACACACGGTACGGCTCCCAAATATGCCGGACAGGACAAGGTCAATCCCGGATCTCTCATGCTCTCAGGCGCCATGATGCTCGATCATATCGGCTGGGTGGAAGCGGCAGACCTTGTCAGAAAGGGCATAGCTCAGGCCATATCCGATAAAAAAGTCACCTATGACCTTGAAAGACAGATGGACGGTGCAACGCTGGTAAGCTGTTCGGGATTTGCAAACGCAATAATCGAAAGAATGTAAAAAAGATACCAGAGGTTTTGAATTGGTGCTGCATCAGATACAGATGCAGCACCAAGAATTATTCTCTTTGATTATTTCTTTCCCCTGATCTCTTCACCGGGCCTGTATTCCTTTTCCAGATGCTGACGTATTTCGGACTCATCGCGCCACACGGGTTTGAGCTGACACTTAACGAAGAGAGGCGCCTGGTCCGCATAATGCGGCGATGACTCATCCAGCGTGGCGCTGCCGTACTGATGGATGCTCTCGGAGTGAACCAGCCCGTTTTTGTCCCAACTGACCATAAGGATATAGGAGTCACCTTCTTTTCCCTTTAACCGTCCGTCTTTCTGAAGATCGCCATCCACTGCATGAAGCACGTCAGGGCCTCCGCCGAGACCCAGATCGACATGTCCCCTTATCAGCCTGTTGACCTGATTCCATTCGACATCAACTCTGCCGAAGTTCTTTTTCAAGGTAGCAGCCGCCTTTTCGAATCCGGCTCTCATTTGTTCATCAGTGATATCCTTGACTTCAGGTTTTCCCTTTGTGGCCACAATGTTCATATAGCTCAGCACCGCCAGTGCCGCACCACGGCTCTCAGGATTTGTCTGAAGATCCCAGTTGCATAGGGTGGTCCTTGCATCCTTGAGCGTATTTTCGTCAGGTTCAGGAAGGGCAAGGATACGGCTTACCATCCCGGCCATCTTGGACTGAGGGGCATAGGCCATGTCGTATTTGTAGGTGTAAAAAGCCTTTTCAGTAATCGAAGGATCGGCTCCCAGAAGTGCAAGCGCCCTCATTGAGCGGTTGGTCATGCGGTCTTCTATGCCGAATTCCGGGGCGTAATCCTCTTTTTTCGGATTCTCAGGGTCAAGGGTCGTATGGAAGGGGGTATTGTTGCAGTTAATGACAAAGCCGGAAGCCGGATTTTTAACCTGCGGGAGTTTGTCATACGGCAGATACTCAGTCCACAGCGTTTGCGAGGTATTGCCCGGCACGGTCTTTTTCCAGTCGAAGCCTTTGGCCCTCAGCGGCAGAAGCGCCTGATAGTGGTAGAGGATATTTCCCTCCTTATCTGCATATGTGCAGTTGAACATGGGCAGCGTCGACATGCGCACGGCCTGTTCCCATTGATCCATTGTGTGTGCCTTGTTCATCCGGTACCACTGTTCCACCTGTCGAATGTCTCCCATGCCCGCCCAGCGGATGGCATAGACCCCGTGCGGCCTGCGTACTACCGGCCCGTAAACGGACCAGCAGACTTCCATGTTTACAGTCCAGTGGATAGGCCCAAACAACTTTACCCGGATGGGGGCCTTGCGTACCTCCAGATCGCGCCACTGCCCGTCAAAGCGGTACTGATTGGGGTTATCGGGATTGATATCAAGGACATAGGTATCCACCAGATCGGGATAGTTATTCGTATGCGCCCAGCCCAGGTATTCATTGTGGCCGTGAAAAACAACGGGAGAGCCGGGAAATATCCCGCCGGTCATGTTCCATCCCTCGTCGCTGTGCACCTGCACTTCATACCAGGTCACAGGCCCCTCCCAGGGCTGGTGCGAGTTGATTGCCAGAAGGGTCTTGCCGTCGGCAGCGCGCTTCGGGGATACCGCAAAGGCGTTTGAACCAGCTCTGGTACCGTAAAGTGAGAAGTTCTCGTTTTTAAATGACAAAGCGAGCGTGTTATCTGCTGTTGAGACAGCAGGTTTTTTATCCTTGAAGAGATCTTCCAGCACTTTGTCTGCTCCCACCATCAAGGGCATCTTGTGTACAAAGCCTGCTACGATATGCTTTCCGCTGACCGGGGGGAGTCCGGGTAACACCTCATCAGGATGAAGGGCTGCATAATAATTGACGCCGTCGGCATATGCCTCGCAAAGCGCTCTCGTCTCAGGGCTTAAGTCTGTCTCGTATTTTTCATTGACGGTATCCCACAATCGCATGAGCTGCACCAGATAATCGTTTCCGGCCCATTTTTTTCCGGCAATTGTTGCGAGCCTGCCGTTCACTGCCATCAACACCAGCTGGCTCGTCTTGAAATCATCTTCAGCTTGCGCATAAGCTAGACCGAAAGCCGCATCCGTATCCTTCTTGCCGAATATGTGCGGCACACCCCAACTATCGCGCAGGATCCGCACATCGTATCTGGCAGCTGTCCTGGACGGGTCGACTTCAGAGGCATTGACGGTACTGGTTAAAATCAGGCTCAGGGTGGTTATTAAAATTACGGAAATGCAGGAATATGAATTGATTCTCTTGTACATATCTCCTCCGTGAAAAACTTTAAGCGAAAAAAGGTATATAAAGTTATGCCGGTCTGAAATTTATGACTTCTTTTTACCCAGCAGGTATCCGAAGCCCAGACCGATTATGAATGTACCTGAAACTATTATCCACTTGGGTCCGGAAAAGAGCGTCCAGATGAGAAATTGAAAGGATGTCTGCTCGAAGTTCTGGAGGATGAAAATGATTCCGAATAGGATAACAATGCCTATTATTATCCATTTCGAGTTTGACTTTATCCCGTCAACATCCATCTTTAAACACTCCGAGTTAAATAGATGAAAGAATATTGCATGTGCGGGCTTGAAGTGTCAACAGACTTTAGACCTGAAAAATAAAAATCCCGCCTGAATAACGGCGGGATTTTGCAGCCGGCAGGATATTTTATGCCTGGGTTGAGGTTTCGTTGAATTTCTTTGTAAGCCTTGATATCTTGCGTGATGCGGTGTTTCTGTTCAACACGCCCTTGTTCACAGCGCTGTCAAGTTTTGCAACCGCTGTCTTGAACGTAGCCCTTGCTTCATCTGTGTTCTTTTCTTCAAGCAGGGTGAATGCCTTTTTTATGGTTGTATTGATGGTGGACCTGGTGCTCTTATTTTTTATACGCCTTTTTTCGCTCTGCTTGACCCTTTTTAATGCAGACGGATTGTTTGCCATATCTTTGTATATCCTCCTAATTATTCTCGCTGTGAGCTAAAACCTAATATATAGGGCTTAAATATATGTCAAGGTTTTTATAGTGCAGGGTTTCAATCAGGCAAAAAAAAAGCAGGTCCTTGGCGACCTGCAACATATGAGGAGGTTCTACGGGGAATGAACCTTGAAGAACCTATTATTCCATATCGGTATGATTTAAAAATACTTAACAGTTTTTTTTATTTTTTTTGAAATTTTTTTTATTCTCTTTTTTTGATATATTATTCCAATGAGGAAATCCGCTCAGCCGCTAGCTTTCAGGATAAGGCCAATCAGCCTTGATAACCTCATCGGACAGGCCCAGGCGAAAAAATATATTACCGATTTTCAAAAAGGCGCCGCCAAGTCAGCCATATTATGGGGTCCCCCGGGCAGCGGTAAGACCACTGTAGCAACGATTATCAGCAACCTGTTCCCTGAAAGGTTCAATTCTCTGAGTGCCGTAACGAGCGGACTTCAGGAATTGAGAAAGGTAACCGGCGACGCCGATAACAAGGCCGAAACCCCGATTGTTTTCATCGACGAGATACACCGCTATAATAAGGCACAGCAGGATGCGCTATTGCCCCATGTGGAGAGCGGAAGAATAATATTTATCGGCGCAACTACTGAAAATCCTTCTTTTTCCATTATTTCCCCACTCCTTTCAAGGGCAAGGGTCGTTGTGCTCAAATCACTTTCAACAAAAGAAATCCTCATAATTCTGGAAAGGGCGCTTACTGACGAATCACTCAAAACCCTTGGAAAGGAAATAGAACCGGACGCTCTTGCCTCTATAGCCTCGGCGGCAGACGGTGATGCGAGGGCAGCGCTTAACCTTCTTGAATTCATAGTAACGAGGTCGGAGGATTCCGTCATCAGAAAGGCTGACCTGGCCGGGCTGCTTGAAAGGCCGCTTTATCATGACAGGATGGGAGATTATCACTATGACCTCATAAGCGCGTTTCATAAATGCGTACGTGCCTCCGATGTCGATGCCAGTGTTTACTGGCTTGCAAGGATGATGGAAGCAGGCGAGGACAGGCTCTACATACTGAGGCGCATGATCCGGATGGCCTCCGAGGACATCGGGATGGCAGATCCCAACGCACTGCGCATGGTTATGGCTGCAAGGGATGCGTTCACCTCGGTAGGCATGCCTGAGGCCGATATTGCACTGTATCAGGCTGCGGTTTACCTGGCTCTGGCGCCTAAGAGCAATGCCCTTTATATTATGGAAATGAAGGCAAAAAAACTGATAGCAAAAACAGGGACACCGCCTGTACCCCTTGCCATAAGAAACGCCCCTACAAAACTGATGCAGGAACTTGGCTATGCAAAGGGCTATGCATATGCGCCGGATGACCCCCTGGGGGCGCTTCAAATGGAGTACATGCCGGAAGGTCTTGAAGGGACAAGACTTTACAACCCCGGAAACGAGGGTTTTGAAAAAAGGCTCAAGGAGATAATCGATGCTAGAAACAAGGCTAAGAGAGCTGCATCAGGACAGACTCGCAGACCTGATTAAAAGAGGTGCCCCTTACATCAGAAAGGATCAGATTGAAGCTGATCTCGATGCGTTCGACCCTCAGGTCGTGAAGAATCTGATCAACGGGCTCAACATGTATAAACCGCTCGAAGGTGCAATCGAACCGGTCGAGATAATATCTGCCGGATTTGCTTCAACTGCCGAGGCCGGGCCTTACTTTTCGTCTGGTGAAAATCTTATATCCGAAGGCAAGGTGGCTGTAGTCGTTGTAGCAGGCGGACAGGGTTCGCGACTGGGGGTTTCCGTTCCCAAGGGTACTGTCGAAGTGAGCCCGGTAATGCACAAGAGCCTTTTTCAAATACATTCGGAAAAAATACTTGCCCTTAGAAACCGCTATGGTGCGCCGGTGCATTTTTTCATCATGACATCGAGGATTAACGATAAGGATACAAAAGAGTTTTTTATCAAAAACAATTATTTCGGACTTAATGAAAACGAGGTTCATTTTTTCATACAGGGCATGCTCCCGTCGTTTACCTCTGAAGGCAGATTTGTTCTTTCGCGGACCGGAGGGCTTTTCATGAATCCCGACGGTCACGGCGGCACTTTCGCCGCACTAAGGCGAAACGGATGCATCGAATTAATGAAAAACCTGGGTATTGAAGAGCTGTTTTATTTTCAAGTGGACAACCCGCTGGTCAAGATATGCGACCCGCTTTTTGTGGGTCTGCACAGGGAAAAATCGGCACAGATGTCTTCCAAGATACTCAAGAAAAGAAATCCCGAAGAGAAGGTAGGCGTGATTGCCAGAACAGGCGGCAAGACATGCGTGATCGAATACAGCGACATGCCTCAGGACCTGCTTTATGCAAAGGACGAAAATGGTGACATGAGATACTGGGCAGGTTCGATTGCCATACACATGATAAACGTGTCGTTTGCAGACAGGATAACCTCAGAAGGGCTTTCAATCCCTTTTCACAAGGCGCTCAAAAAGATCCAGACGCTCGATGAGTCAGGCAAGCCGCAGGAAATAATCGGTATCAAGTATGAGGGCTTCGTGTTCGATGCTCTGCCTTTGACCTCGTCATCGGTTACACTGGAGATAAAGAGGGAAGATGAATTCGCACCGGTAAAAAACGCCACAGGGGAAGACTCTCTCGAATCCTCAAAAGAGATGCAGTCCGACCTGCACAGGTCATGGCTTTGCAGTGCAGGCATCAAAGTCCCCCGGGATACACTCGTTGAAATAAGCCCCCTCTTCGCCCTGGATGCAGTAGATGTGAAGAGGCGTGTTTCAGATATTCCGGATATTGCCGGGCGGAACATTTACATAGAATAACCGGAGGCCAGATTGAACCTTCTTACCTCATTTACCGGCTATCTCAAAAAAACATACTGGGGGATTATCATCTGGGTGGGTTCCCTGATGGTACTCGGTTTTGTAGTAATCTTCGCCATGCATTCGTTCAGGATAGTGGAAAGGGAGATGGCCGCCCAGTTTAACCGCGAGCAGGAGCTTCTGGCCGAACAGATGGCAATGGGCATACAGCAGTACATGAACGACATTATCAATGTGATGAGCCTGACGTCACGCATCGAACCTGTTGCGGAAGGTGACAGAGAGCAAATTTCCATAGCCATGAAAAACGCCTACACGTCGCTCAGGAACAAGGTGAACTTCATATTCTGGGAAAATGACACGGGTATAATGCAGTATCATTTTCCCTCGGATGTTCTGCCCGGGATTGACGGCAAGGATTTCAGCTACCGCACCTATTTCAGGGTGGCCCGGCAGATGAAGGTGCCTTATGTGTCTGATATAATTCTTGTCGGCGGAGAGGAAAACCGGAATATTCCGGGCAAGTTCGAGACCTTTGTCATAGTATTTCCGCTTGTAGGGCCGGATAAGAAATTCAACGGGGTCATCGGATGCGCCATCGATATCAAGAACATAACCGCCCAGTATGTCGCAACTGTAAGGCCTTCAAAGACGGGTTACACCTGGCTGGTGGATGAGACCGGCATGCTCCTTTATCATCCCGATCCTTCCATGGTGGGTATGAACATACATGATGTGATACTGAAGATGAAAAACAACGGAATCCCGATTCAGGGCATAGAAGAAGTCAGACAGGAGATGGAGGTCAAAAACAGCGGAAGTTCCGAAATCGTATTTCCTCATTATCCCAATGGAGAGCTTACAAAAAAACTGCTCGCATTTTCTTCCGTTCATTTTCTGAACAGGCGGTGGGTCACTGTCGTCACTTCCCCGTACCGGGAGGTTGTGTACCTCATGCAGGGCACCTTCAAAAACACTCTTACGCTTGGTTCAGTCAGCATAGCATTCATCGTTATAGCCACCCTGTTCCTTTTGAGAATAAACAGGGCGCGCACCAAGGCGGACGAACGCAACAGATGGGCGGACCAGGTGCTGACCGCAAATAAAAGACTTGAAGCAATATTCAACGGCGTTCCCCATTTTCTTGTTACCGTTGACGACAGAATGCTCATCAAGGATGCAAACGAGAATTTCTGCGGCCTTTACAAAAAAGAGCGCAGCAAGGTGACCGGCATGAACTGTATCGACGATTTCGACGAAAAACAGATATTCTGCCCCGAGGAGGTCATACAGGCCGCCTTTGATACCTCGGCAATCCAGACGCTCAGAGACAGGATGATTGAGATCGACGGCGAGAAGAGATATTTTGATATAAGCGCCATACCCCTTGCAGGCATGTCCGGCAGCGTTGATCTTGTGGTACAGTACGGAGTCGAGATAACAGAGAAAAAGGCCCTTACTGAAAAGCTTATTCAAGCGGAGAAGCTTGCCTCTGTAGGTCAGATATCGGCCCACATGGCCCATGAGATCAGGAACCCGCTCACCTCGATAATGCTTCATTCCGAGCTTCTGGAGGATGAAGTTAAGGGGGTTACCGGCGAGAACGCCGAGGCCTTGAGGCTTTTAAAAGTGGTTATCAACGAGATAGACAGGCTCTCGAACATTACCGAGGAATACCTTGCATATGCAAGGCTTCCCATGCCTAAAAAACAGGTGATCGAAGCGGACTCCGTTGTTTCATCGGTACTTGATATGATGCTGCCGGAGATGAGCAGGCGCAATATCATTCTGAAATATACCGAACCTGCGGTTTCAACAAAGATCAACATCGATAACGGGCAGTTCAGGCAGGTGCTTATAAATCTCATCAAGAACGCCATCGATGCTATGCCGTCGGGGGGAGA
This genomic window from Desulfomonilia bacterium contains:
- a CDS encoding ATP-binding protein → MNLLTSFTGYLKKTYWGIIIWVGSLMVLGFVVIFAMHSFRIVEREMAAQFNREQELLAEQMAMGIQQYMNDIINVMSLTSRIEPVAEGDREQISIAMKNAYTSLRNKVNFIFWENDTGIMQYHFPSDVLPGIDGKDFSYRTYFRVARQMKVPYVSDIILVGGEENRNIPGKFETFVIVFPLVGPDKKFNGVIGCAIDIKNITAQYVATVRPSKTGYTWLVDETGMLLYHPDPSMVGMNIHDVILKMKNNGIPIQGIEEVRQEMEVKNSGSSEIVFPHYPNGELTKKLLAFSSVHFLNRRWVTVVTSPYREVVYLMQGTFKNTLTLGSVSIAFIVIATLFLLRINRARTKADERNRWADQVLTANKRLEAIFNGVPHFLVTVDDRMLIKDANENFCGLYKKERSKVTGMNCIDDFDEKQIFCPEEVIQAAFDTSAIQTLRDRMIEIDGEKRYFDISAIPLAGMSGSVDLVVQYGVEITEKKALTEKLIQAEKLASVGQISAHMAHEIRNPLTSIMLHSELLEDEVKGVTGENAEALRLLKVVINEIDRLSNITEEYLAYARLPMPKKQVIEADSVVSSVLDMMLPEMSRRNIILKYTEPAVSTKINIDNGQFRQVLINLIKNAIDAMPSGGEIEVQMMERGKHLVLFIKDTGSGIPKDIKRRIFDPYFTTKDNGTGLGLYLVQYIANAHDGWVDVESQRGSGTTFMLTLPVYNGEMEKEDVKENNN